One window of uncultured Methanoregula sp. genomic DNA carries:
- a CDS encoding PAS domain-containing sensor histidine kinase — protein MSRFAGLKQNILETAKQHRTKEYYRQISENTREGIIVVQDDVIVYSNRTLKKILGGGSPEEIEGHGFTDMVHPDDRYSIHRLRLERPSGKELELEYPFRVLTRNGEVRCLQCREIVIEWKGQPATLSFLLDITEQKKEEKVLLLTKRKISILNELTRHDIANRLTVLRGRLKRAQRIAQDPQVIRQLEEVDNAGRDIFNHLEMARTYQDMGMFSPRWFNLRSILDYRKILAEVPDLKISIETGNLEIYADPLCPRVFENLIDNSLRHGNHVSEIHITSRQTENSLVVILEDNGKGIQDEDKERIFEHGVGKHTGLGLFLCREILSITGIAIRETGDTGRGARFEITVPRGAYRPNNSRQAIGMPCI, from the coding sequence GTGTCACGATTCGCCGGATTAAAACAAAATATTCTGGAAACTGCAAAACAACACAGGACAAAAGAATATTACCGGCAGATCAGCGAAAATACCCGTGAAGGAATCATCGTAGTTCAGGATGATGTCATCGTCTATTCCAACAGGACCCTCAAAAAAATTCTTGGAGGGGGTTCACCTGAAGAGATCGAGGGGCACGGATTTACTGACATGGTTCACCCTGATGACCGTTATTCAATTCACCGGCTTCGACTGGAGAGACCTTCAGGAAAAGAACTGGAGCTGGAATACCCGTTCAGGGTACTGACCCGGAACGGAGAGGTCCGCTGCCTTCAGTGCAGGGAAATCGTTATTGAGTGGAAGGGACAGCCGGCAACACTGAGTTTTCTCCTGGATATCACGGAACAAAAAAAGGAAGAAAAAGTACTGTTGCTGACAAAAAGGAAAATCAGTATTCTCAATGAACTGACACGACACGACATTGCCAACCGGCTTACTGTTCTTCGGGGCAGGCTGAAAAGAGCACAAAGGATTGCTCAGGACCCGCAGGTTATCCGCCAGCTCGAAGAAGTGGATAACGCAGGCAGGGACATCTTCAATCATCTCGAAATGGCCCGTACGTACCAGGATATGGGAATGTTTTCCCCGCGATGGTTCAACCTGCGTTCTATTCTTGATTACAGGAAAATCCTGGCAGAAGTACCGGATCTGAAAATATCGATAGAAACAGGAAATCTGGAGATATATGCAGATCCTCTTTGTCCACGGGTGTTTGAAAACCTGATCGATAACTCCCTGCGCCATGGCAACCATGTTTCTGAAATCCACATTACTTCCAGGCAAACGGAAAACAGCCTTGTTGTAATCCTGGAAGATAACGGAAAGGGCATACAGGATGAAGATAAGGAGCGCATTTTTGAACATGGTGTGGGAAAACACACTGGACTCGGGCTTTTCCTCTGTCGCGAGATCCTATCCATTACAGGAATTGCCATCAGGGAGACGGGAGATACAGGAAGAGGTGCGCGATTCGAAATTACGGTCCCCCGTGGAGCATACCGTCCCAACAATTCCCGGCAGGCAATTGGGATGCCTTGTATCTGA
- a CDS encoding chemotaxis protein CheW, with amino-acid sequence MTAKAGEPVATAKSPVPSEKDLGTIQVVEFVLGSEHFAIDLFDVKEVVEYTTITKLPNVPSYVRGIIDLRGEITMIIDLKHRLNITEESASSLEASRIIVLDDRIAKSKTGILVDDVTSVSTFEGNLVDYTSASVSKEETSIIGIIKRKVKVKDKETNELIIWIDIKQLLGDIDSIP; translated from the coding sequence ATGACAGCAAAGGCAGGCGAACCCGTTGCAACGGCAAAAAGTCCCGTTCCATCTGAAAAAGATCTGGGAACGATCCAGGTCGTTGAATTCGTGCTCGGCAGCGAGCACTTTGCCATCGACCTGTTCGATGTAAAAGAAGTAGTGGAGTATACGACCATCACCAAACTTCCCAATGTACCTTCCTATGTCCGGGGGATCATTGACCTGCGGGGGGAGATCACCATGATAATAGATCTCAAGCACCGGCTCAACATAACCGAAGAGAGTGCAAGTTCCCTGGAGGCTTCACGGATTATTGTCCTTGATGACAGGATTGCCAAGTCAAAGACAGGCATTCTCGTAGACGACGTCACGTCGGTGTCAACATTTGAGGGAAACCTGGTGGATTACACATCTGCTTCGGTCAGCAAAGAGGAAACCTCAATCATTGGCATCATCAAGCGCAAGGTCAAGGTCAAGGATAAGGAGACCAACGAACTGATCATCTGGATCGATATCAAACAGCTTCTGGGCGATATCGATTCAATCCCGTAA
- a CDS encoding methyl-accepting chemotaxis protein, with protein sequence MIELKDSLDMFERNPLSQAVVDADQKIILVNDAFAKMVGFSKDRLLAIRFSDFRERGMIKYLENSGESVVEAINTRRTTTGQSTLETPSGIHIVVRTNMPLLDEKGDIKYIYITYNEITKIVKNQKFMEKEVDTLSQAYAIMAAGDLTVRVNLENPDEDTKASHDLIIKLRDAVRGIVISLEKNIADVNKQMLNLTSTADNATRSVEDASKSVNQIAKNAGEVSENAQKASEGVEQMSKAMQDMSAAVEEITSSMESVSSQANNANSSAKSGAILAENVNKDMTEITGATNNVYGIVKDIEKQMNDIGKIIVLIRDLASQTNLLALNAAIEAARAGEHGRGFAVVASEVKSLAQESRSSAEKIEEMITQLNLATKKATDAMEGSKVLVNKGLGESQQALEAFKQIQKAAETVANSASEVAAATEEQAATTEEITASVHEVANLIERTAKEAGDAAAATEESAAAIDEITRMIQTVNNVAVEAMEANKKFKVD encoded by the coding sequence ATGATTGAACTGAAAGATTCGTTAGATATGTTTGAGAGAAATCCACTTTCTCAGGCAGTTGTCGATGCCGACCAGAAGATCATCCTGGTGAATGATGCATTCGCCAAAATGGTAGGATTCAGCAAGGACCGGTTGCTTGCGATCCGGTTCTCTGATTTCCGTGAGAGAGGGATGATAAAGTATCTTGAGAACAGCGGGGAGTCGGTTGTGGAGGCCATCAACACAAGGAGAACAACCACCGGCCAGAGCACCCTTGAAACGCCCTCCGGTATTCATATCGTTGTCCGGACAAACATGCCGCTCCTCGATGAGAAAGGCGATATCAAGTACATCTATATCACGTACAATGAAATAACAAAGATCGTCAAGAACCAGAAATTCATGGAGAAAGAGGTTGACACGCTGAGCCAGGCCTATGCCATAATGGCTGCAGGAGATCTGACTGTCCGGGTCAATCTCGAGAACCCCGATGAAGACACCAAGGCATCCCATGATCTTATCATCAAACTCCGCGACGCGGTCAGGGGAATCGTCATCAGTCTTGAGAAAAATATTGCAGACGTCAACAAACAGATGCTGAACCTGACCTCCACGGCCGACAATGCCACAAGGAGCGTAGAGGATGCTTCAAAGAGCGTGAACCAGATCGCAAAGAATGCAGGTGAGGTCTCCGAGAACGCACAGAAAGCCTCCGAGGGCGTCGAGCAGATGTCCAAGGCCATGCAGGACATGAGCGCCGCAGTCGAGGAAATTACCTCCAGCATGGAGAGCGTCTCTTCCCAGGCAAACAATGCAAATTCATCTGCCAAAAGCGGTGCCATCCTTGCGGAAAATGTCAACAAGGATATGACGGAAATTACCGGCGCCACAAACAATGTATACGGAATCGTCAAGGACATTGAAAAGCAGATGAATGACATCGGCAAGATCATCGTCCTGATTCGTGACCTCGCCAGCCAGACCAACCTGCTGGCACTCAATGCAGCAATCGAGGCGGCCCGTGCAGGAGAGCACGGCAGGGGCTTTGCCGTTGTCGCATCGGAAGTGAAATCACTGGCACAGGAATCAAGGTCCAGTGCGGAAAAGATTGAAGAGATGATCACCCAGCTCAACCTTGCTACCAAGAAGGCTACGGACGCTATGGAAGGATCCAAGGTCCTTGTCAACAAAGGCCTGGGAGAATCACAGCAGGCACTTGAGGCGTTCAAGCAAATCCAGAAAGCAGCGGAAACCGTTGCAAACAGCGCATCAGAAGTTGCTGCAGCAACCGAAGAACAGGCCGCAACAACAGAGGAAATCACTGCAAGTGTTCATGAAGTTGCAAACCTTATCGAGCGCACTGCAAAAGAAGCCGGTGATGCTGCCGCAGCAACAGAGGAATCAGCTGCCGCGATCGATGAGATCACGAGGATGATCCAGACCGTCAACAATGTTGCAGTCGAGGCAATGGAAGCCAACAAGAAATTCAAGGTGGATTGA
- a CDS encoding acetate uptake transporter produces the protein MDTTVDPVFKNEMRISDTTANPGALGLLAFGLTTIILNLHNAGLFGMGSVIFAMGIFYGGIAQVIAGIMEWKKNNTFGMTAFISYGFFWIALVFMILMPALGWSPALPKMALVAYLALWGLFSLVMFVITLRLSKALQVVFGLLVILFFLLVVGNLLGSEMILQIAGIEGVLCGLSAMYTGLGEVMNEVYKEKIVKLG, from the coding sequence ATGGATACAACTGTTGATCCGGTATTTAAGAACGAGATGAGAATTTCAGATACAACGGCAAACCCGGGAGCCCTGGGCCTGCTGGCATTCGGCTTGACAACGATCATCCTCAACCTGCACAACGCAGGTCTCTTCGGGATGGGTTCCGTTATCTTTGCGATGGGAATATTTTACGGCGGAATCGCCCAGGTTATTGCAGGAATAATGGAGTGGAAGAAGAACAACACGTTTGGCATGACCGCATTCATATCCTACGGATTCTTCTGGATAGCTCTTGTGTTTATGATATTGATGCCAGCCCTCGGATGGAGCCCGGCATTACCGAAAATGGCACTTGTGGCATACCTTGCATTATGGGGTCTGTTCTCGCTCGTGATGTTTGTCATCACGCTCCGGCTTTCAAAGGCACTTCAGGTAGTATTCGGTCTCCTTGTCATCCTGTTCTTCCTGCTGGTTGTAGGAAATCTGCTTGGCAGTGAAATGATTCTCCAGATTGCCGGTATTGAAGGTGTCCTCTGTGGACTCTCGGCCATGTATACAGGCCTTGGGGAAGTTATGAATGAAGTCTACAAAGAGAAAATCGTCAAACTCGGGTGA